A region of the Aerosakkonema funiforme FACHB-1375 genome:
ACAATTCCCAACTGCGTGAAATCTATATGAATGAAGTTCAAAGAAAGCTTGACGACCTCAGAGAAGAAATCCGGGAATATGAAACTATTACTAACCATGATGAGCGTACACCAATAGTGTTAGAGCTAGATGATATTAACAACCTGCCGCAGCTTCTAATTAAAGGTCGCATGGCCGCTAAACTCAGCCAAAAAGAGCTTGCCGATTTAGCTGGACTGACAGAGGAGCAAATACAACAATATGAAGAAAAAGACTATGAAGATGCCAGTTTTATTGATGTAATGGCAGTGGTTGATGCCCTGGATATTAAAGTAGTAAAAGGTGAGTTTTTGATTCCTTTGGATACTCTCAGAAGAACCCCGATTACTAAGGAGGAATTGCTCTCCAAACCCAGGCAGAAAGTAAGTTCTTAGTCAAGTAGCGTGTAGTGGATCTCGCTAATCCAGTTCTATCTGTTTCTGCTCTCGACTGGCGGATTGAGTGTGCTTGAGCAGATTGCTTTGTTCCTGTCGCTGTCGTTCTTCCCACCGTACTTTAGCTTGCTGCCACAGTTGGACATCTTTTTCTTCCAGCGCCGCCAATTCCACCCAATTACCGTTGAGCTTTAGCACTTCCCCCCGCCCATCCAGGGCAATCACGCTGCGGATATCCCCTTCTCGTTTTAGGGTGTAGTTTGTGCCTTGGAACTGCTGCCCGTTCCTGACTGTTTTGGACAATTCTTGCACGATTGGCTCTACAAGTTCAACCCGCTGGCGCTGCACTGGGTCGCTTTCTAGCTGGTTGTAGGTGAGGGCGATCGCCACCCGCTGTTTAGTGTACTCGGAAAACTCTTCCAAGGAACGTCCAACCCGATTAAAATACTGACCTTGTGGACTGCGAAACAATATTCGTCTGATGTCAGTGGTTCCAAAACCTTCTGCCATTCCCAAGCAGGCGACTCCCACATCCACATCTTCGATCTGGTTGCAACCCGTCTTTTCTCTAACTTCAGCAGCAAACTGCTGGTAAAATTTATCAAGGTATGCTCGAAGAGCTTCTACGTCTTCCGGTAGTTGCAGTTGCTTAGTCGCCTTTTGTGGAGTTTTTTCCTTTTCTGCGCTTGAGGAAGAAGCCCCCTGAGCTGGAGTTTTACCCTGTTCTACATCATCAGAAGAAACTCCCTTTTGTGAAGCTTTACCCTGTTCTACATCATCAGAAGAAACTCTATGAAGTGGAGTTTTACGCTCTTGTGCATAATCGGAATCTGCCTGTTGGCGTAAATTTTGGCTGGTTTCCAACTCACCGCATTGTTCGTCAACTTGGCCTGAAAATGTATC
Encoded here:
- a CDS encoding helix-turn-helix domain-containing protein produces the protein MMIKDDRHYQNVQSWVQNFEQALAQLERNENERVKDNSQLREIYMNEVQRKLDDLREEIREYETITNHDERTPIVLELDDINNLPQLLIKGRMAAKLSQKELADLAGLTEEQIQQYEEKDYEDASFIDVMAVVDALDIKVVKGEFLIPLDTLRRTPITKEELLSKPRQKVSS